One Alicyclobacillus acidoterrestris DNA window includes the following coding sequences:
- a CDS encoding MBL fold metallo-hydrolase, whose product MQIQAFPKPVQMRGDIWQIDLLEQGRPCRTGAYVILDERPTVIETGAATSHDALCHGLAALGLAPKDLAYVIVTHVHLDHAGGAGHLLTLAPQAKLVVHPRGARHMADPSKLWASAAQVYGQETDALFGSMLPIPQDNILVRHHEDTLSIGKRTLRFFDSPGHAKHHFTILSEEDGVLFAGDAAGIRYRTGFTGFPFEFIAPSSSPIDFDPTAIHHTLTMLQDLPFDWIYHTHFGASAKAAAIHDTGRLVDAYAAMIDKIYGPGIELETVMDELRRLLMADLEAQGHLPQNLDALDIDIRLDAMGLIYYAEAQRRTHNPS is encoded by the coding sequence ATGCAAATTCAGGCGTTTCCCAAGCCGGTGCAAATGCGTGGGGACATTTGGCAGATTGATTTGCTGGAGCAGGGCCGACCGTGTCGCACAGGGGCTTACGTGATTCTCGACGAACGGCCAACGGTCATCGAGACGGGCGCGGCCACGTCCCACGATGCCCTGTGCCACGGCCTTGCGGCGCTGGGACTGGCGCCCAAGGACCTCGCGTACGTCATTGTGACGCACGTCCACCTCGATCACGCCGGCGGCGCCGGCCACCTCCTCACCCTCGCCCCACAAGCGAAATTGGTCGTGCACCCGCGCGGCGCCCGTCACATGGCTGATCCCAGCAAACTCTGGGCAAGTGCAGCGCAGGTCTACGGGCAGGAAACAGATGCGCTCTTCGGCAGCATGTTGCCAATCCCGCAAGACAACATTTTGGTTCGCCATCACGAAGATACCCTGTCCATCGGCAAACGGACGCTTCGGTTCTTCGATTCCCCCGGCCACGCCAAGCACCACTTCACCATCCTCAGCGAAGAGGACGGCGTACTCTTTGCCGGTGACGCCGCGGGCATCCGCTATCGCACCGGATTCACCGGGTTCCCGTTTGAATTCATCGCGCCGTCGAGTTCGCCTATCGATTTCGATCCCACTGCCATCCACCACACCCTCACCATGCTGCAAGATTTGCCCTTCGATTGGATCTATCACACCCACTTCGGCGCTTCGGCCAAAGCCGCCGCGATTCACGATACCGGCCGCTTGGTGGACGCCTATGCGGCGATGATCGATAAAATCTACGGCCCAGGCATCGAGCTGGAAACGGTCATGGACGAACTGCGTCGCCTTCTCATGGCCGATCTCGAAGCTCAAGGACACCTCCCCCAAAATCTTGACGCACTCGACATCGACATCCGCCTCGACGCCATGGGCCTCATTTACTACGCAGAAGCGCAGCGTCGGACGCACAATCCGTCGTAA
- a CDS encoding amidase family protein produces MEAAERTGLSVCMYQASLLAAAKQAEREIGLGQYRGPLHGIPMDVRSVHHRGALVETISHGYSTRVTKPDTPDASTLTMLQSAGAVCADMSPVSQATAVKNGITIASTSKGAVEDDAIVETSRYGLIDFRPTHAVLSQQGGRSLAGVLNHLRFTTRTVWDAAVLLSSLVDSDIRQSAGSAVHPILSSTSFGRHLHGLTIGVEEDYFFGQVDERVASCVRAAIRRLEALGANVRPVSIPMLSSGALTDCAAALSEVGVGGQREFRDVAPSVIQYVQAQQARSHLRAQMNRAFGLVDVMVAPSLPVHASDVKRAVKGDVRGGAQAWLHQLQPAKWTGFPSLHVPCARRDGASVSVQLIGPAFRERLLLKVGYALEKSGSKAGSDEAVEMQTA; encoded by the coding sequence ATGGAAGCAGCAGAGCGGACCGGATTGTCCGTGTGCATGTATCAAGCGTCCCTGTTGGCAGCGGCAAAACAGGCGGAGCGAGAAATCGGGCTAGGTCAGTATCGTGGTCCGCTCCACGGCATACCGATGGATGTTCGGTCCGTTCATCATCGTGGTGCGCTGGTCGAGACAATTTCACACGGTTACTCGACACGGGTTACGAAACCTGACACACCTGACGCATCGACTTTGACAATGCTGCAATCGGCGGGTGCTGTGTGTGCGGATATGTCACCTGTCTCACAGGCGACTGCTGTGAAGAACGGCATCACGATTGCCTCCACCAGCAAGGGCGCGGTAGAAGATGATGCCATCGTGGAAACCTCCCGATATGGCTTGATTGACTTTCGGCCCACACACGCCGTGCTCAGTCAACAAGGCGGGCGCTCCCTTGCTGGCGTATTGAATCACTTGCGATTCACGACGAGAACGGTGTGGGACGCCGCCGTGCTCTTATCCAGCTTGGTTGATTCGGACATCAGGCAGTCTGCAGGATCCGCTGTGCACCCGATCTTGTCCAGTACATCCTTTGGGCGTCATCTGCATGGGCTTACGATAGGCGTGGAGGAAGATTATTTTTTCGGACAGGTCGATGAACGAGTCGCATCGTGCGTTCGCGCGGCGATTCGACGTTTGGAAGCGCTTGGTGCAAACGTTCGTCCCGTGTCGATCCCGATGCTGTCGAGCGGGGCGTTGACAGATTGTGCGGCCGCATTATCTGAAGTTGGGGTCGGGGGACAGAGAGAGTTTCGGGATGTGGCACCTAGTGTCATCCAGTACGTTCAAGCTCAACAAGCCCGGTCGCACCTGCGCGCACAGATGAATCGCGCGTTCGGCTTGGTAGACGTGATGGTAGCCCCGTCGTTGCCCGTACATGCGTCCGATGTGAAGCGTGCGGTAAAAGGCGATGTGCGAGGAGGGGCACAAGCGTGGCTGCACCAGCTGCAACCGGCGAAGTGGACCGGTTTTCCGAGTTTGCATGTGCCGTGCGCACGGCGGGACGGTGCATCGGTCAGTGTGCAACTCATCGGCCCGGCATTTCGCGAGCGCTTGCTGCTCAAAGTCGGTTACGCGTTGGAAAAGAGCGGGTCTAAGGCGGGATCGGATGAAGCTGTTGAAATGCAGACTGCGTGA
- the thpR gene encoding RNA 2',3'-cyclic phosphodiesterase, protein MPRLFFGLELPADWKSSLHQVQTSLQARHVHASAWSNPELLHITVLFLGVVEDADQDAIVEAGEQVARLVTPIRLTTGSLGQFSRNKVFWLGLSRNDSDWDKLQALHQAVKGAVLERLPLDLDEKHYRPHITLARKLSTQVDVERLPTPAPLSAVIPDLCLFESTRIDGQLQYPVRARFALSATE, encoded by the coding sequence ATGCCCCGGCTCTTTTTCGGCCTCGAGTTGCCCGCCGACTGGAAGTCCAGCTTGCACCAGGTCCAGACGAGCCTCCAGGCGCGCCACGTCCACGCGAGCGCCTGGAGCAATCCAGAACTCTTACATATCACGGTCTTGTTTTTGGGCGTAGTGGAAGACGCCGACCAGGACGCCATTGTCGAAGCTGGCGAACAGGTCGCGCGCCTCGTCACGCCGATCCGGCTGACCACCGGCTCACTCGGCCAATTCTCCCGCAACAAGGTGTTTTGGCTCGGGCTCTCCCGAAACGACTCCGACTGGGACAAACTTCAGGCCCTGCACCAGGCAGTTAAGGGGGCGGTGTTAGAGCGTCTCCCGCTCGATCTCGACGAGAAGCACTACCGCCCCCACATCACCCTGGCCCGCAAGCTCTCCACGCAAGTCGACGTCGAGCGGTTGCCCACGCCGGCGCCACTGTCGGCGGTCATCCCCGACCTGTGCCTGTTCGAATCGACGCGCATCGACGGCCAGCTCCAGTACCCAGTGCGGGCCCGCTTCGCGCTGTCGGCTACTGAGTAG
- a CDS encoding FtsW/RodA/SpoVE family cell cycle protein yields the protein MFHLRTERHQPDYILMIVVLMLTGIGVITVFTASTVYDLQHDTSAAHMAIRQLAFGLFGLVVFGVITYVPYHTWFKHAPKLLLIATGLLIIVLVPGVGHSSNGATRWLGASSIHLQPSAVAIIVAVIYLSFLLTKKMTVLHNSRRAFRPAIMVVLMLTGLVFIEPDMGTSMALFGTAIVLMFASGLRMRPIIVTLGVLAPVGYLLIRLASYRSSRLDAFFHPFDPNVQSTSGYQLIQGLTAIANGGLTGRGFDNSIMATGYLPEAYTDFIFSVFTEQWGWLGDAGLLAIFAVLVWRGFRIARYARDRFGALLAIGLTSTIIIQAAINLAAVTWLLPVTGIPLPFISYGGTAIVLNLFAMGILMSVSRETLETATDVDSLAEIVSVDEFRADRGEQLPRLGQQRDRKQRPAQVTALSSRRSSPWQSSVGSTSRQKASQEPVRRNISLTWKAQQESAASRQGRSGQRDRDGNKGSRKNKR from the coding sequence GTGTTCCATTTGCGGACCGAACGACATCAACCAGATTACATACTCATGATAGTGGTCCTCATGCTCACCGGGATCGGCGTAATCACCGTCTTTACCGCCAGCACGGTTTATGACTTGCAGCATGATACCTCCGCGGCGCATATGGCCATCCGGCAACTGGCGTTTGGATTGTTTGGCCTCGTCGTCTTCGGGGTCATCACATATGTGCCTTATCACACGTGGTTCAAGCACGCGCCGAAATTGCTGCTCATCGCCACGGGACTTTTGATTATTGTGCTAGTGCCAGGTGTAGGCCACAGCAGTAACGGTGCGACGCGTTGGCTGGGTGCGTCGAGCATTCACTTGCAGCCGTCTGCCGTGGCGATTATCGTGGCCGTGATCTACCTCTCGTTTTTGCTGACGAAGAAGATGACCGTTCTGCACAATTCGCGCCGGGCATTCCGCCCCGCCATTATGGTGGTGCTGATGCTGACGGGGCTGGTGTTCATCGAGCCCGATATGGGGACGTCGATGGCGCTGTTCGGCACGGCGATTGTGCTGATGTTTGCATCCGGGCTGCGCATGCGGCCGATTATCGTGACGCTCGGCGTGTTGGCGCCTGTCGGGTACCTGCTGATTCGCTTGGCGTCGTATCGGAGCAGCCGGTTGGATGCGTTTTTTCACCCGTTTGATCCGAATGTACAAAGCACCTCCGGCTACCAATTGATTCAGGGGCTCACGGCCATCGCCAATGGTGGACTGACGGGCCGGGGGTTCGACAACAGCATCATGGCCACCGGGTATCTGCCAGAAGCCTACACGGACTTCATTTTCTCGGTGTTCACGGAGCAATGGGGCTGGCTCGGCGACGCCGGACTGCTCGCTATCTTCGCCGTGCTCGTGTGGCGGGGATTTCGAATTGCGCGATACGCGCGGGACAGATTCGGGGCGCTGCTCGCCATCGGTTTGACAAGCACCATTATCATTCAGGCGGCTATCAACCTCGCGGCGGTCACCTGGCTGCTGCCGGTCACCGGTATCCCGCTGCCGTTTATCAGCTACGGCGGGACAGCTATCGTGCTCAATTTGTTCGCCATGGGCATCCTCATGAGCGTCTCGCGCGAGACGCTGGAGACCGCGACAGACGTCGATTCGCTGGCCGAAATCGTGTCGGTGGATGAGTTCCGTGCGGACCGGGGCGAGCAGTTGCCAAGGCTGGGTCAACAGCGGGATCGGAAACAGCGACCCGCGCAAGTGACGGCGTTGTCCTCGAGGAGATCGTCACCATGGCAATCCAGCGTCGGGTCAACGAGTAGGCAAAAAGCATCACAGGAGCCTGTTCGGCGAAACATTTCGCTCACCTGGAAAGCCCAACAGGAGTCGGCGGCGAGTCGGCAGGGGCGGTCGGGACAGCGGGATCGCGATGGAAATAAAGGAAGTCGGAAGAATAAACGTTAA
- a CDS encoding Mur ligase family protein encodes MLGIWIGKLVTWLLRMRGMDATSFPGKMALKVSPRLIAWFGKRLERVIVVTGTNGKTTTTSLLAAMMQHEEPVITNHKGANLVQGIATAFLQHASWTGRLRAKTAVLEVDEATFPLIADSLPIVLIIVTNVFRDQLDRYGELDVTVEKLFTAIRKTDACLVLNADDPICRNLGLRASRKTFYYGMSRDTARTGLRRQMRDGQFCMNCGHELTYDAFWYGQLGLYRCPSCDFSRPHPEFIGVYRGKSLTLREQEVPDIELTMPVQGLYNAYNVLAAASGARVAGLWAGPIHEGLADYNPPDGRMQTFDTAAPVTLNLVKNPTGCDSVIQAITSEPGQKLVVIGINDLAADGRDVSWLWDADFELFAEDEGIVSFITSGFRAEDMALRLKYAGVDTSRIRIVEDMDEAVATAIESAKHQHVPVFAICTYTLLHKTVHNLTAKARDNERANAEYRASVS; translated from the coding sequence ATGCTCGGCATTTGGATAGGCAAATTGGTCACCTGGCTCCTGCGCATGCGCGGGATGGACGCCACCAGTTTTCCCGGCAAAATGGCGCTCAAAGTTTCCCCGCGCCTCATTGCGTGGTTTGGCAAACGGCTAGAGCGCGTGATTGTGGTGACCGGTACCAATGGCAAGACGACGACGACCTCACTCTTGGCGGCGATGATGCAACACGAGGAACCCGTCATCACCAACCATAAAGGCGCTAACCTCGTACAAGGCATCGCCACGGCATTTTTGCAGCACGCCAGCTGGACGGGACGACTGCGTGCAAAAACCGCCGTGCTGGAAGTCGACGAAGCGACATTCCCACTCATCGCGGACAGCCTCCCGATTGTGCTGATTATCGTGACGAACGTGTTTCGAGATCAGCTTGACCGCTATGGAGAGCTCGACGTCACCGTCGAGAAACTGTTCACGGCCATCCGCAAGACAGACGCATGCCTTGTGTTGAACGCGGATGACCCCATCTGCCGCAACCTCGGCCTGCGCGCGAGCCGCAAGACGTTCTACTACGGCATGTCCCGCGACACGGCCCGCACCGGCTTGCGCCGCCAGATGCGCGACGGACAGTTCTGCATGAACTGCGGCCACGAACTGACCTACGACGCGTTCTGGTACGGTCAATTGGGGCTCTACCGCTGCCCGTCCTGCGATTTTTCGCGGCCACACCCGGAATTCATCGGCGTCTACCGCGGCAAATCTTTGACGCTTCGCGAACAGGAAGTGCCAGACATCGAGTTGACCATGCCAGTGCAAGGCCTGTACAACGCATACAACGTCTTGGCAGCGGCCAGTGGCGCGCGCGTCGCTGGCTTGTGGGCAGGCCCCATTCACGAGGGGCTGGCCGATTACAACCCGCCAGATGGCCGCATGCAGACGTTTGACACCGCGGCTCCTGTCACGCTGAATCTGGTGAAGAACCCAACCGGTTGTGACAGCGTGATCCAAGCCATTACATCGGAACCCGGCCAAAAGCTGGTCGTCATTGGCATTAACGATCTCGCCGCCGACGGCCGCGACGTCTCTTGGCTGTGGGACGCAGATTTTGAACTGTTTGCGGAGGACGAGGGAATTGTCTCGTTCATCACAAGTGGTTTTCGGGCAGAAGACATGGCGCTGCGGTTAAAATACGCCGGCGTCGACACGTCGCGCATCCGAATTGTCGAAGACATGGACGAAGCGGTGGCGACGGCGATTGAGTCGGCCAAACACCAACACGTGCCGGTCTTCGCAATATGCACCTACACCCTACTGCACAAGACGGTACACAATCTAACGGCAAAGGCGAGAGACAATGAGCGAGCGAACGCTGAATATCGCGCATCTGTATCCTGA
- a CDS encoding glycerophosphodiester phosphodiesterase, which yields MSAHRRTETAEFLTMAHRGASHVAPANTWPAFEMAIKMGANVIETDVHWTKDDQLVICHDPMVDDVTEGTGYIRDLTYAQLCALDFGYQFTLDGGETFPFRGKGVRIVRFEELLERLPDVRINVDLKPDRPRVAAFLRILDAHKAFERVMLASFSHQTLVEARARSARIATSASTREVMGFLLRGPELRRAMGHKAKVPYLALQVPRTVWGRPLVNRNFVRRAHAIGVQVHVWTVNDARQMIDLMEAGVDGIVTDCPDICKSSRAKFLANLAR from the coding sequence ATGTCCGCGCATCGGCGCACTGAGACTGCGGAGTTTCTGACGATGGCGCACCGCGGAGCGTCGCACGTGGCGCCTGCAAATACGTGGCCAGCGTTTGAAATGGCGATAAAAATGGGCGCGAATGTCATTGAGACAGATGTGCATTGGACGAAGGACGACCAATTGGTCATCTGTCATGATCCAATGGTCGATGACGTCACCGAAGGCACCGGCTACATTCGCGATTTAACGTATGCGCAGCTGTGCGCGCTCGACTTTGGCTATCAGTTCACGCTGGACGGCGGGGAGACTTTTCCGTTTCGCGGAAAGGGAGTTCGCATTGTGCGGTTTGAAGAGCTCTTGGAACGTCTGCCTGACGTGCGGATCAATGTCGATTTAAAGCCGGATCGACCACGAGTAGCCGCGTTTTTGCGAATCCTCGACGCGCACAAGGCGTTTGAACGCGTGATGTTGGCGTCGTTTTCGCATCAGACGTTGGTGGAGGCGCGAGCGAGGAGTGCGCGTATCGCGACGAGTGCATCGACGCGCGAAGTGATGGGATTTCTCCTGCGTGGACCGGAACTTCGGCGGGCCATGGGGCACAAAGCGAAGGTCCCGTATTTGGCACTGCAAGTGCCGCGCACGGTTTGGGGGAGGCCGCTGGTCAACCGAAACTTTGTCAGGCGGGCACACGCCATTGGCGTCCAGGTCCACGTGTGGACGGTCAATGACGCGCGGCAGATGATAGATTTGATGGAGGCGGGCGTCGACGGAATCGTCACGGACTGCCCGGATATTTGCAAGTCTTCGCGTGCGAAGTTTTTGGCCAATTTGGCTAGATGA
- a CDS encoding GAF domain-containing protein translates to MFTESSIEANNKQQFYNQLATQLHYLITGEANAIANLSNASSLLNVYLQDINWVGFYLWSEADNELILGPFQGKPACIRIPAGKGVCGSAVASRRTMVVEDVHAFPGHIACDPASRSEIVVPIVVQDKLIGVLDIDSPRVGRFDEEDAAGLEQVMEVLCKHTQF, encoded by the coding sequence ATGTTTACGGAATCTTCCATTGAGGCAAACAATAAACAGCAATTCTACAACCAATTAGCTACACAACTTCATTACCTCATCACTGGCGAGGCAAACGCCATTGCCAACTTGAGCAATGCGTCGTCGCTGTTGAATGTGTACCTGCAGGATATCAATTGGGTCGGATTCTACCTCTGGAGTGAAGCCGACAATGAATTGATTCTTGGCCCCTTTCAAGGGAAGCCAGCGTGCATTCGCATTCCGGCGGGCAAAGGCGTCTGTGGATCAGCCGTCGCGTCACGGCGAACCATGGTCGTGGAAGATGTGCACGCGTTCCCGGGGCATATCGCGTGTGATCCTGCGTCGAGATCGGAAATTGTCGTACCGATTGTCGTGCAGGATAAGCTGATTGGCGTGCTCGATATCGACAGCCCGCGCGTGGGTCGCTTTGATGAGGAAGATGCAGCTGGCCTCGAGCAAGTGATGGAGGTTCTGTGCAAGCACACGCAATTTTGA
- a CDS encoding FtsW/RodA/SpoVE family cell cycle protein, which produces MLRRNIRDLDFTVFGVLLLLAAYGTIAIDAATHSHANPYIPSHIMVNQIVYEIVGVLALLATTVFDYRVLRKYRWWLYGISSFLLLVVFGLPARNGAHSWIDLKVVTVQPSELAKIALIIWLAAFMADTDESEMPDYRLRRVWVLAPIVLVPFALTFEEPALGQALVIIAMSLTMYTVFAKRTHFAMIMLLVLVVVIGFSVAAVMFSQQSEVFINQVLVDKLHILKSYQADRITTWLDPNYDVRDAGYNIHMAQIAIGSGQLFGEGLFNGIETKGAWVPNQWTDYIFSAIGEEFGFVGAAVLVLLFLILMYRLVKIAATTDDPFGMYMAIGVIGMFSFQVFENIGMDMYLSPSTGITLPFISYGGTSLVIDYVAVGLVLSVGVRRRKLRFD; this is translated from the coding sequence ATGCTGCGTCGCAACATTCGTGATTTGGACTTCACCGTGTTTGGCGTCCTTTTGTTGCTGGCGGCATATGGCACGATTGCCATTGACGCCGCGACACATAGCCATGCGAATCCCTATATTCCAAGTCATATTATGGTCAATCAAATTGTCTACGAAATCGTCGGTGTGCTTGCGCTGTTGGCGACGACCGTCTTCGACTACCGGGTACTGCGCAAGTACCGATGGTGGCTGTATGGGATATCTAGCTTTTTGCTCCTGGTCGTCTTTGGGCTGCCTGCGCGCAACGGCGCACACTCCTGGATTGATCTCAAAGTCGTCACCGTACAGCCGTCGGAGTTGGCCAAAATCGCCCTCATTATCTGGTTGGCCGCGTTTATGGCGGATACCGATGAGAGCGAAATGCCCGACTATCGCTTGCGTCGCGTTTGGGTTTTGGCGCCCATCGTGCTCGTGCCGTTCGCGTTGACCTTCGAAGAGCCGGCCTTGGGACAGGCGTTGGTCATCATTGCGATGTCCTTGACGATGTATACGGTGTTCGCGAAACGGACCCACTTTGCGATGATTATGCTGCTCGTGCTTGTCGTCGTCATCGGCTTCAGTGTGGCGGCCGTGATGTTTTCGCAGCAGTCCGAGGTGTTCATCAACCAGGTACTCGTGGATAAGCTGCATATCTTGAAGAGTTATCAGGCGGATCGAATCACTACCTGGCTCGACCCGAATTACGACGTGCGCGACGCTGGATACAACATCCACATGGCACAAATTGCCATCGGTAGCGGTCAGTTGTTCGGCGAGGGATTGTTTAATGGTATCGAGACAAAAGGTGCTTGGGTGCCGAACCAGTGGACAGACTATATTTTCTCGGCAATTGGTGAGGAGTTCGGATTTGTCGGGGCGGCGGTGCTCGTTCTCTTATTCCTGATATTGATGTATCGTTTAGTCAAGATTGCGGCGACGACGGATGATCCGTTTGGAATGTACATGGCCATCGGCGTCATTGGCATGTTTTCCTTCCAGGTGTTTGAGAACATTGGCATGGACATGTACCTGAGTCCGTCGACGGGTATCACGCTGCCCTTTATCAGTTACGGGGGTACTTCGCTCGTCATTGACTATGTGGCTGTTGGGCTGGTGCTCAGCGTTGGTGTGCGACGCCGTAAATTACGCTTTGATTAA
- a CDS encoding DUF1028 domain-containing protein, whose amino-acid sequence MSRTPKRNQVPAVATFSIVAVDTATGEIGVGVQSKFLAVGSVVPWVKAGVGAIATQSWANTTYGPRALELLERGMHPSAVIDELIRDDADSAARQVGIVDAKGQSATYTGSGCFAYAGGIAGVGFAAQGNILASAAVVEGLVKGIQSEGALADRMIRALSLAQAAGGDKRGMQSAALYIAKEGGGYGGFNDRFIDLRVDDHADPIHELDRLLHLQRLYFGRTQPEDVIPLTGGTLDEVRDLLRQKGYEAGSSSDYDETTKSQLQQYFLTENFDDRWTEDATIDRLVLEYMRKH is encoded by the coding sequence TTGTCGAGAACCCCAAAACGCAACCAAGTACCCGCCGTCGCCACCTTCTCCATCGTAGCTGTCGATACCGCCACAGGTGAAATCGGCGTCGGCGTGCAATCCAAATTTTTAGCAGTCGGCTCCGTCGTGCCGTGGGTCAAAGCTGGCGTGGGTGCCATCGCCACGCAAAGCTGGGCCAATACGACTTACGGGCCGCGCGCACTCGAACTACTGGAGCGCGGCATGCACCCTTCGGCGGTGATTGACGAACTGATTCGAGACGACGCGGACAGCGCAGCCCGCCAAGTTGGCATCGTCGACGCAAAGGGGCAAAGCGCAACCTATACCGGGAGCGGTTGCTTCGCGTACGCAGGCGGAATCGCCGGTGTAGGCTTTGCCGCTCAAGGGAACATCCTCGCCTCCGCCGCAGTCGTCGAGGGCCTCGTCAAAGGCATTCAGTCCGAGGGGGCGCTGGCGGATCGGATGATTCGTGCCCTGTCCCTCGCACAAGCGGCAGGCGGGGACAAGCGTGGGATGCAATCCGCGGCGCTGTACATCGCGAAGGAAGGCGGCGGTTACGGCGGATTCAACGACCGCTTCATCGACCTTCGCGTAGACGATCACGCCGACCCCATCCACGAATTAGACCGGCTTTTGCACCTGCAGCGCCTGTACTTTGGCCGCACGCAACCAGAAGACGTCATCCCGCTCACCGGCGGGACGCTGGACGAAGTCCGCGACTTGCTGCGGCAGAAGGGGTACGAGGCGGGATCGAGCTCGGATTACGACGAGACGACCAAGTCGCAGTTGCAGCAGTATTTCCTGACAGAGAACTTTGACGACCGCTGGACAGAGGACGCCACCATTGACCGGTTGGTCCTCGAATACATGCGGAAACACTGA
- a CDS encoding type 1 glutamine amidotransferase, protein MSERTLNIAHLYPDLLNLYADRGNILTLVQRLRWRGIEAVVHEVTHHDQPRLAAYDLVLLGGGSDREQEIVGAYLAKHKDEFARAIANGLPVLAICGGYQLLGTYYQLPDGRKIPGLDVLDMYTSAGTGLPRLIGNVAIETEYGIIMGFENHGGRTVHHHQPLGKVLHGHGNDGESGFEGVHHLNVWGTYIHGPLLPKNPQFADAVLATALAYAGHSPELEPLADDTEALARRAFLSRRMPDVNLSHLTSDPTTESAKTTQQPS, encoded by the coding sequence ATGAGCGAGCGAACGCTGAATATCGCGCATCTGTATCCTGATTTATTGAACCTCTACGCGGACCGCGGCAACATTCTGACGCTCGTGCAGCGCCTGCGGTGGCGCGGCATTGAAGCGGTGGTCCACGAGGTGACACACCACGACCAGCCGCGCCTCGCTGCGTACGACCTCGTGCTGTTGGGCGGCGGCTCTGACAGAGAGCAAGAGATTGTCGGAGCGTATTTGGCCAAGCACAAGGACGAATTCGCGCGGGCTATCGCAAATGGGCTGCCGGTGTTGGCCATCTGCGGCGGGTATCAATTGCTCGGCACGTATTACCAGTTGCCGGACGGCCGAAAAATTCCGGGGCTCGACGTGCTCGACATGTATACGAGCGCTGGAACGGGGCTCCCGAGACTTATCGGCAATGTCGCGATTGAGACAGAGTACGGCATCATCATGGGGTTTGAGAACCACGGCGGCCGCACGGTTCACCATCACCAGCCCTTGGGGAAAGTCCTTCACGGGCACGGCAACGATGGCGAGAGCGGCTTCGAAGGCGTTCACCACTTGAACGTATGGGGGACGTACATTCACGGACCGCTGCTTCCGAAAAATCCGCAGTTCGCCGACGCCGTGCTCGCCACGGCATTGGCGTACGCAGGGCACTCACCGGAACTCGAACCCCTGGCGGACGACACGGAGGCACTAGCCCGGCGCGCTTTTCTCAGCCGCCGAATGCCGGACGTGAACTTGAGCCATCTCACCAGCGACCCTACGACCGAAAGTGCCAAGACAACGCAACAACCGTCCTGA
- a CDS encoding arsenate reductase family protein encodes MVLYGYRRCSTCRNALKTLQDSGAQVEFHDIVDMPPSEEMIRTWMDKSGRPIEDFVNTRGTVYRERDLKNAKFTEDEWVRELSQDGKLLKRPILVTDKEVFVGYHEGAYRRIALGAGA; translated from the coding sequence GTGGTTTTATATGGCTACCGCCGTTGCTCGACTTGTCGCAATGCGCTCAAAACCTTACAGGATAGCGGCGCGCAGGTCGAGTTTCACGATATTGTGGACATGCCGCCGAGCGAGGAGATGATTCGCACGTGGATGGATAAGTCCGGACGCCCGATTGAGGACTTTGTCAACACGCGCGGCACCGTGTATCGCGAACGAGATCTCAAAAACGCCAAGTTTACAGAGGACGAGTGGGTTCGCGAACTATCGCAAGATGGCAAGTTGCTCAAGCGACCGATTTTGGTCACGGACAAGGAAGTGTTCGTCGGATATCACGAGGGCGCATACCGCCGAATTGCTTTAGGAGCGGGCGCGTAA